A part of Capsicum annuum cultivar UCD-10X-F1 chromosome 6, UCD10Xv1.1, whole genome shotgun sequence genomic DNA contains:
- the LOC107875955 gene encoding flavonol synthase/flavanone 3-hydroxylase, with amino-acid sequence MATPKIPTVDLTPFFKEGYEDEKRKIIDSITKACCEYGFFQIVNHGVPLDLTSQALKVSKKFFESPNDAKLKCSPLPNAPVPAGYNKKPNPSYEFNEFLIMLPPGSDFNIFPENPPEFRQVMEELFSQFLKIGMVVERILSECLGLPPCVLKEFNDDRSWDFLIAIFYLPATEKERIGANPHKDVSCFTIVLQDKVAGLEVEKDGEWILIAPQPGALVVNIGDALQVLTNDKFKSPRHRVVRPNGRSRNSFAFFHNLSGDKWIQPLPQFTKEIVEPPKYRPFLYKEYLQKRRESKSKNVTRLEDEITISHYAVPEE; translated from the exons ATGGCTACCCCAAAGATACCTACAGTAGATTTGACTCCTTTCTTCAAAGAAGGATATGAAGACGAAAAGAGAAAAATCATAGATTCCATTACTAAAGCCTGTTGTGAGTATGGCTTTTTCCAAATTGTTAATCATGGGGTGCCCCTTGATCTCACTAGTCAAGCCCTGAAGGTCTCCAAGAAATTTTTTGAATCTCCAAATGATGCCAAACTCAAGTGCAGTCCACTGCCTAATGCACCTGTTCCGGCAGGCTATAACAAGAAGCCTAATCCTTCTTATGAGTTCAATGAATTTCTCATCATGCTTCCACCTGGCTCTGATTTTAACATCTTCCCGGAAAATCCTCCTGAATTTCG ACAGGTGATGGAAGAGTTATTCTCCCAATTCTTGAAGATAGGGATGGTTGTCGAGAGAATCCTAAGCGAGTGTTTGGGGCTTCCTCCCTGTGTTCTTAAAGAGTTCAACGATGACAGAAGCTGGGATTTCCTCATTGCTATATTTTACTTGCCGGCAACAGAGAAAGAAAGGATAGGGGCAAATCCACATAAAGATGTCAGTTGCTTCACAATTGTGTTACAAGATAAAGTTGCAGGCTTGGAGGTTGAAAAGGACGGCGAATGGATCCTAATAGCCCCACAACCAGGTGCCCTTGTTGTCAATATCGGCGATGCTCTTCAG GTCCTTACGAATGACAAATTCAAGAGTCCACGCCATAGGGTGGTGAGACCAAATGGAAGGTCGCGGAATTCATTTGCATTCTTCCACAATTTGTCAGGGGATAAGTGGATTCAACCACTGCCCCAGTTCACGAAAGAGATTGTGGAACCACCAAAATACAGGCCATTCTTGTATAAAGAGTATCTGCAGAAAAGAAGAGAAAGCAAGTCTAAGAACGTTACCAGGCTTGAAGATGAGATTACCATATCGCATTATGCAGTCCCTGAGGAGTGA
- the LOC107875956 gene encoding NAP1-related protein 2, producing MGADKGKKQKVEEEKNIDEKLIFSIEKLQEIQDELEKINEKASDEVLEVEQKYNVIRKPVYDKRNDIINSISDFWLTAFLSHPVLGELLTEEDQKIFKFLSSIEVEDSKDVKSGYSITFNFKPNPYFENSKLSKTYTFLEDGPTKISATTIKWKEGKGLPNGVVHEKEGNKRAHAEESFFTWFSEVNKKDGSDDDENEVLEIQDEVAEIIKDDLWPNPLTYFSNEPDEEEFEGDEGGDEGEDSEDEGEEGEDEEDEDEEDGDEDDK from the exons ATGGGGGCTGACAAAGGGAAGAAGCAGAAAGTAGAAGAGGAAAAAAACATTGATGAAAAGCTCATTTTTTCCATTGAAAAGTTGCAAGAAATACAAGATGAGCTTGAGAAG ATCAATGAGAAAGCAAGTGATGAAGTGCTGGAAGTAGAACAGAAGTACAACGTGATCCGCAAGCCAGTTTATGATAAGCGAAATGATATCATTAACTCTATTTCTGACTTCTGGTTGACTGCT TTTTTGAGTCATCCTGTTCTTGGCGAGCTCCTAACTGAAGAGGACCAAAAG ATTTTCAAATTCTTAAGTTCTATTGAAGTGGAAGACTCGAAAGATGTGAAATCGGGTTATTCAATCACGTTT AACTTTAAGCCCAATCcttattttgaaaattcaaagcTCTCAAAGACCTATACTTTCCTTGAAGATGGGCCTACAAAAATTTCAGCTACAACAATAAAATGGAAAGAAGGCAAG GGCCTTCCCAATGGAGTTGTTCACGAGAAGGAAGGAAACAAGCGAGCCCACGCTGAAGAAAG CTTCTTCACCTGGTTCAGTGAAGTCAATAAAAAAGATGGCAGTGATGATGACGAAAATGAGGTTCTGGAGATTCAGGATGAG GTTGCTGAAATAATCAAGGATGACTTGTGGCCAAACCCTTTGACTTATTTTAGCAAT GAGCCAGATGAAGAAGAGTTTGAGGGTGATGAAGGTGGTGATGAG GGCGAAGACTCTGAAGATGAAGGTGAAGAAGGAGAGGACGAGGAAGATGAAGACGAGGAAGATGGAGATGAAGACGACAAATGA